The sequence ATCTTGCATAAAGACAGATACACCCAGTAAATCCATTAAATGATATTCATCTTCACCCAACTCAGGGCGATCGCTTTCAGGTACAACTAACTTACAACCCCGTAAATCTTCAGCTTCGTCGCGGTAATTTACACCAGCGAGTTGAATCACATAAAGATTTTTGCCTTCAAGAAAACGTCCTTTGACTAGCTCCACCTCTTGCAGTTCCGTTGCATTTTCACGCAACAGCCAACGCTTACCAGGCTTTTCAAAGCGTTCGGGAAAATCCGTATCCGAATAAACCCGCAATTCACCCTTCATGCCTTGAGGCGCAACAATTTTACCAATTTCCAACCAACCATCCATTTTCAGTTATCACTTATCAGCGAACAGTTACCAATTAATAGGTTAAAGGTTAAAGGTCAAAGGTCAAAGTAAAATTTTCTGCTCCTAATTCCTAATTCTTAACTCCTAACTCCTTTTTTTACCCCTCTAACCCCCTCTACCCCCTCTCATTCAATAGCTAATCTTCTACCATGAAGGAAGTAACTCCTTAAGCAGCTACAGTAGCGTTGCGATAAACTTCTTCAGCAACTTTGGCAAAACGCTGCATTCCAGTTTTTATTTCTTCATCGCTACCGGTGAGCGAGACGCGGAAACATTGATTTTTGTGCTGCCATTCTTCTCGCAATCCGGGGAAAAAGGAGTTTCCGGGGACAACTATTAAACCTACCTTTTTAAGTTGCTGATAAAATTCCCAGTCGCTTATAGGTAAATCTTGCAGCCATATCCAAGCAAAAATAGCTCCTTCACCAAGATGGAGAAACCAAGGTAAATCATTTGGCATTGCTGATTCTAAAGTAGTTTCTAGAACAGTAAATTTGTTTTTATAAAAAGGACGAATTACGTTTTCGCTGATATGTGCTAATTTACCAGAATCTATGGCACGAGCGGCTATAGCTTGTCCGTATCTGGATGAGTGCAAGCTAACATTTGCTTGGAAGCACTCTAAAGCGTCAATTAGTTTTTCGCTACCAATGGCAATACCAACTCTTTCCCCAGGTAATCCCGCTTTTGATAAACTCATGCAGTGCAATATATTCTCACCGAAAGTTGGTGTCATATTGGTATAGTTCAAAGCAGGGAAAGGAGGCGCATATGCCGAGTCAATTAAGACTGGAACATCTGATTGTGCAGCAATTGAAGCAATTTTATTCACTTCTTCTTCGGTGACAACATTACCTGTAGGATTGCAGGGACGAGAGAATAAAACGCAACCTGTTTTTTCGGTAATCGATAATTTGCTGAAGTCAGGACGATATTTAAATCTATGGGCAGTCGTATCAATGTCTAAAGTTGGTTTATAAGCAAATAACGCCTCGGGAGCTAAACTAACTCCACCGTAGCCAGTATAATCAGGACTTAGAGGAAAAACAATTTGCTTCAGTTCGCCGCTAGTGGTATAGCCGCCAAAAACATTTGCAGCGTAGAAATAAAGTGTTTGACTGCCAGGAGTAATTAAAATATTGCGTTCGTTAAGCTCTAAACCGTAGCGTTTATTAAAGTCTTTCGTAACAGCTTCAATCAACGGCGAGTAACCTTTAGAATAACCATAGCGGCAAACAACTTCACCATATTCCGGACTAGCTAAAAGCTCCGCAGTACAATCGCGCCATAATTGTTCAACCTCAGGTAGAATCAACGGATTACCCGCACTCAAATTCATCAACTCCTGCCCTTTACCAGCGCGTAAAGTTTCATTAATATCCTTCATAATCGCTCTCACGCCGGTAAGTTTAGACATTTGAGCGCCAAATTTAGTTAGGGCAGGGTTCATAAGCATTCAATAATAAATACAGATATTTTAACTATATATAATATTCGATGGGCATGGGGAATTGGTAATTGGTAATAGGGCATGGGGCATTAAGGATTGGTAATTGGTAATGAGTAATTGGAAAAATTATTTATTCTTCCCCTCTCCCCCTCTCCCCCTCTCTCCAATGCCCTATGCCCAATTCCTCACAGGGCTATAAACTCGAATAAAGAAGATTGACCAAAATTTACAAGAGGGTGACAAGTGGAAGTTAAAGCGGCAGTGGCTTATGAAGCAGGTAAGCCATTAAGTATTGAAACAGTTCAGCTAGAGGGACCAAAAGCTGGCGAAGTATTGATAGAAGTTAAAGCCAGTGGGATTTGTCATACGGATGCCTATACGCTTTCCGGTAAAGATCCTGAAGGTTTGTTTCCGGCTATTTTGGGGCATGAAGGCGCGGGGGTTGTTGTAGATGTGGGAGCAGGTGTTACCAGCCTTAAAAAAGGGGACCATGTGATTCCTCTTTATACTCCCGAATGCCGTCAATGCGAATATTGTTTGAGCTTGAAAACTAACCTTTGTCAAGCTATTCGCAGTACCCAAGGTAAAGGCTTGATGCCCGACGGTAGCAGTCGTTTTTCTATGGGTGATAAGCAACTTTATCACTATATGGGTACGTCAACTTTTTCCAACTACACGGTGTTACCAGAAATTGCTGTTGCCAAAATTCGTGAAGATGCTCCTTTTGAAAAAGTCTGTTATATCGGTTGCGGCGTAACTACGGGTATTGGCGCTGTTATTTACACCGCCAAAGTCGAACCAGGTTCAAAAGTTATAGTTTTCGGTTTGGGTGGTATTGGCTTAAACGTCATTCAAGGAGCGAGAATGGTAGGTGCCGATATGATTATCGGCGTAGATCTCAATCCTGCAAAACGCGAATTAGCAGAAAAATTCGGGATGACGCACTTTGTTAATCCCAAGGAAGTTGAAGGGGATTTAGTTCCTTATTTAGTTGATTTAACTAAAGGTGGAGCCGACTATACTTTTGAATGTATTGGTAACGTAAAAGTAATGCGTCAAGCCTTAGAATGCTGTCATAAAGGTTGGGGAGAAAGTATTATTATTGGCGTTGCTGGTGCCGGAGAAGAAATCAGTACTCGTCCGTTTCAATTAGTAACCGGAAGAGTTTGGAAAGGTTCGGCTTTTGGTGGCGCTAGAGGAAGAACTGACGTTCCGAAAATTGTTGATTGGTATATGGAAGGAAAGATAAATATCGACGATTTAATTACTCATGTAATGCCAGTAGAAAAGATTAACGAAGGTTTTGAATTGATGCATAAAGGTGAATCAATTCGCAGTGTAGTTACATTCGATTAATTAAAAGTAAAACTGTCACTAATGTAGAGACGTAGAAATGCTACGTCTCCAGTATTATAATTATCATTTGCATGATAGTTATCATAATTTTTTTTATTACTACTCAGAAAATTGTTAATTTTATAAAGCTTAAATTAAATGTTATCTCAATTCCCGGAACTAGAAACAGAAAACTTATTATTAAGACAAGTAAACCAGTCTGACGCAAAAGCAATATTTAAACATTTTTCAGACAAAGAAGTTTTGAGATATCACGATTTAGAAGCCTTTACAAATATCGAACAAGCAAAGAATATAATCGCTAGCTTTTACCATAAATTTCACAGTCAACAGATGATTCGCTGGGGAATTGCGAAAAAAGAAGACAATGTTATTATCGGAACTTGTGGTTTTCATAATTGGGTGCAAAAAAGCTTTCAAGCGGAAATTGGATACGAACTTTCTCAAGCTTATTGGCGAAAGGGAATTATGACAGAAGCGTTGACTGCTATGATAAAATTCGGATTTAAAAAGATGGAATTGAATCGTATTACAGCAACGGTAATGTTAGAAAATATTGCTTCTATGAAACTGTTAGAAAATAATGGTTTTGTAGAAGAAGGTGTTTTAAGAGAACATGGTTTTTGGAAAGGTGGATTTCACGATTTAAAGATTTTTGCTTTGTTGAAGAAAGAAGCATTGCAATATCTTAAAGAATAAATGAAAAATAAACACACATGAGTACAGTCAACTAACTGAAAATTCATACTCTGATAAAAATTGCTTAAAACCAAGACTTTTCGCTAAAGCAATTGATGCAATATTTTTATCCCAGGAACTCCACTCTATAATATAATCTCGCTGCAATGCCCATTCACAAATCTTTGAAACAACTGCTTTTCCAATATTTCTGCGACGATATTCGGGATTAACTAATACTCCCCCAGCAGCGACTTTAAACTCTGAGGATTCAAACAGAAAATGGCTTGCTATTCCGACAATTTTTTGGTCTAGCATATAACCATAAACGACTGGATGGTCAATTTCTGAAAACCAACGCATTTTTTCTTCTACTGTTTCATGAAGACTTGCCACCATTGCAACATGCTCGGGATTTTCTTTTGATAATTGGATTACGTTTGAATCGGGGAATACTTGAAAATCTTTAGGGTTTAGATAAAAATAAGGTTCTTCATAACCATTTTGCTTGACATTCTCAAATTGTAAAAAATCTTCTGGTGACAGTTTTTTACTACAATCTACTTGTTCTAATATCTTCTTAACTGCCTCGGATTCTTGCGGATTTTTACGAATAATTGAACAATCATCCATTTGAGCCAAGGAGATAATATCGGCTTCTTCGAGGGATGAAGGTTCCATAAAATCTTCATAAGCCTTCGGTTTTGCTGAAAGAATAACGCTACCAGAATTTTTTAAATTATCAATATCACATCCTAAACGAATTGCCGTGTAATGTTGAATTTCATCGAGTCGAGGATGTGGGAATATATTTAAGTTTTGTGCAGCCATAAATTTATAGCCAATTCACCAACTCACTTTAATACAGTCGCAACTTGTTCAATTTCATTATCCCGGTTAAATATTAAGATTTATTAAATATATTCAGGTTTTATAATTCAGAAAGAATAATGTGTGCTTTAACATTCATAATCAACTAACTCGTATAAACCTCGTATAAATTATGAACTGGTGGCAAAGACTCAAGAAAAATCCTTTAGCGCGATTTGGGGCAGTTTTACTGATAATCTTTTATATAACGGTAATTTTCGCTGATTTTGTCGCACCTTATGACCCTTACTATTCGCAGCCAAATGGTTCCTTATTGCCACCAACTCGCGTATATTTAAATAATCAACAAGGAAGGTTTATCGGTCCTCACGTGTATCCGACTACTCAGGGAGATACGAATTTAGAAACTGGTGAACGGGAAATTATTATAGATTACAGCCAACCTTCTCCTCTTGGTTTGTTTGTACAAGGTTCCAAATACAATCTGTTTAAATTTAGTTTACCGCTACCGCCAAAATGGAATGAGGTGACTATATTTCCCGGTATTCCGTTAAATTTACATTTATTTGGTACTACTAACGATACAAGATTCAATCTTTTAGGTACCGACGATCAAGCAAGGGATGAATTTAGCCGTTTAGTATATGGCGGGCGTATCAGTTTATTTATCGGAATTTTAGGTGTTGCGATTTCTTTCCCACTGGGTATGTTAGTTGGCGGAATTTCCGGTTACTTTAGCGGGTGGACGGATTCGATAATTATGCGGGTAGTGGAAGTATTAATGACTTTCCCGAGTATCTATCTTTTGGTAACCTTAGGTGCTGTTTTGCC comes from Rivularia sp. PCC 7116 and encodes:
- the rimM gene encoding ribosome maturation factor RimM (Essential for efficient processing of 16S rRNA), coding for MDGWLEIGKIVAPQGMKGELRVYSDTDFPERFEKPGKRWLLRENATELQEVELVKGRFLEGKNLYVIQLAGVNYRDEAEDLRGCKLVVPESDRPELGEDEYHLMDLLGVSVFMQDDGELIGTVVDLINAGNDLLEVRLKREGLEERQEGKNSKTQKHKNVLIPFVKEIVPVVDLESGRIEITPPIGLLEIN
- a CDS encoding valine--pyruvate transaminase, with the protein product MNPALTKFGAQMSKLTGVRAIMKDINETLRAGKGQELMNLSAGNPLILPEVEQLWRDCTAELLASPEYGEVVCRYGYSKGYSPLIEAVTKDFNKRYGLELNERNILITPGSQTLYFYAANVFGGYTTSGELKQIVFPLSPDYTGYGGVSLAPEALFAYKPTLDIDTTAHRFKYRPDFSKLSITEKTGCVLFSRPCNPTGNVVTEEEVNKIASIAAQSDVPVLIDSAYAPPFPALNYTNMTPTFGENILHCMSLSKAGLPGERVGIAIGSEKLIDALECFQANVSLHSSRYGQAIAARAIDSGKLAHISENVIRPFYKNKFTVLETTLESAMPNDLPWFLHLGEGAIFAWIWLQDLPISDWEFYQQLKKVGLIVVPGNSFFPGLREEWQHKNQCFRVSLTGSDEEIKTGMQRFAKVAEEVYRNATVAA
- a CDS encoding S-(hydroxymethyl)glutathione dehydrogenase/class III alcohol dehydrogenase, producing MEVKAAVAYEAGKPLSIETVQLEGPKAGEVLIEVKASGICHTDAYTLSGKDPEGLFPAILGHEGAGVVVDVGAGVTSLKKGDHVIPLYTPECRQCEYCLSLKTNLCQAIRSTQGKGLMPDGSSRFSMGDKQLYHYMGTSTFSNYTVLPEIAVAKIREDAPFEKVCYIGCGVTTGIGAVIYTAKVEPGSKVIVFGLGGIGLNVIQGARMVGADMIIGVDLNPAKRELAEKFGMTHFVNPKEVEGDLVPYLVDLTKGGADYTFECIGNVKVMRQALECCHKGWGESIIIGVAGAGEEISTRPFQLVTGRVWKGSAFGGARGRTDVPKIVDWYMEGKINIDDLITHVMPVEKINEGFELMHKGESIRSVVTFD
- a CDS encoding GNAT family N-acetyltransferase, encoding MLSQFPELETENLLLRQVNQSDAKAIFKHFSDKEVLRYHDLEAFTNIEQAKNIIASFYHKFHSQQMIRWGIAKKEDNVIIGTCGFHNWVQKSFQAEIGYELSQAYWRKGIMTEALTAMIKFGFKKMELNRITATVMLENIASMKLLENNGFVEEGVLREHGFWKGGFHDLKIFALLKKEALQYLKE
- a CDS encoding GNAT family N-acetyltransferase — translated: MAAQNLNIFPHPRLDEIQHYTAIRLGCDIDNLKNSGSVILSAKPKAYEDFMEPSSLEEADIISLAQMDDCSIIRKNPQESEAVKKILEQVDCSKKLSPEDFLQFENVKQNGYEEPYFYLNPKDFQVFPDSNVIQLSKENPEHVAMVASLHETVEEKMRWFSEIDHPVVYGYMLDQKIVGIASHFLFESSEFKVAAGGVLVNPEYRRRNIGKAVVSKICEWALQRDYIIEWSSWDKNIASIALAKSLGFKQFLSEYEFSVS
- a CDS encoding ABC transporter permease; translation: MNWWQRLKKNPLARFGAVLLIIFYITVIFADFVAPYDPYYSQPNGSLLPPTRVYLNNQQGRFIGPHVYPTTQGDTNLETGEREIIIDYSQPSPLGLFVQGSKYNLFKFSLPLPPKWNEVTIFPGIPLNLHLFGTTNDTRFNLLGTDDQARDEFSRLVYGGRISLFIGILGVAISFPLGMLVGGISGYFSGWTDSIIMRVVEVLMTFPSIYLLVTLGAVLPPGLSSTQRFLLIVLITSFIRWAGLARVIRGQVLSIKEREFVQAARAMGAKPLYIILRHVLPQTASYIIISATLSIPSFIGAEAILSLIGLGIQQPDPSWGNMLSLATNASILVLQPWLIWPPATVIILTVLAFNLLGDGLRDALDPRSVGR